Proteins from one Monodelphis domestica isolate mMonDom1 chromosome 6, mMonDom1.pri, whole genome shotgun sequence genomic window:
- the LOC130455208 gene encoding olfactory receptor 998-like produces MEAKNQTMVTEFVFVGFTEHLQQQVLLFLMFLFFYLITVFGNLGMIVLIWIDSQLHTPMYFFLSHLSFVDICFSSTIAPKMLADFFVEKKTISFLGCSAQMWFFGIFVTTECFLLAAMAYDRYIAICNPLLYTVVMSRSVCIHLVVGPYIMGLLNAMTNTVLTFQLPFCGQNVINHFFCDISPLLSLACTDTHLNKLVLLIMAGGVGVFSGLTILISYIYILLAILRIRSAEGRSKAFSTCSTHLTAVSIMYGTLFFIYVRPSASFSLDLNKVVSVFYTAVIPMLNPLIYSLRNKEVKNAFRRTLERKKKFFG; encoded by the coding sequence ATGGAAGCTAAGAATCAAACCATGGTGACTGAATTTGTTTTCGTCGGATTTACAGAACATCTCCAGCAACAGGTTCTCCTCTTTctcatgtttctgtttttctatctCATCACTGTCTTTGGGAACTTGGGTATGATCGTCTTGATATGGATAGACTCCCAGCTTCACACCCCCATGTACTTTTTTCTCAGCCACTTGTCCTTTGTAGATATTTGCTTTTCGTCTACTATTGCCCCCAAAATGTTGGCTGACTTCTTTGTAgagaagaaaactatttctttcctAGGCTGCTCGGCACAGATGTGGTTCTTTGGAATCTTTGTGACCACCGAGTGTTTCCTTTTAGCTGCAATGGCATATGATCGGTATATAGCAATCTGCAACCCATTACTCTATACCGTTGTCATGTCTCGGAGTGTCTGCATCCATCTGGTAGTTGGGCCTTACATCATGGGCCTTCTAAACGCTATGACTAATACTGTCTTAACTTTCCAATTGCCCTTTTGTGGCCAGAATGTCATCAATCATTTCTTCTGTGATATATCACCTTTGCTCTCTCTTGCATGTACTGACACCCACCTCAATAAGTTAGTCCTTCTCATCATGGCTGGAGGTGTGGGAGTCTTCAGTGGTCTGACTATTCTAATTTCCTACATATATATCCTGTTGGCCATCCTCAGGATCCGCTCTGCTGAAGGAAGGTCCAAGGCCTTTTCCACCTGCTCCACACACCTGACTGCTGTCAGCATCATGTATGGGACCCTTTTCTTTATTTATGTAAGACCCAGTGCCAGCTTCTCCCTGGACCTTAATAAGGTTGTGTCTGTGTTCTACACAGCAGTGATTCCCATGTTGAATCCCCTCATCTATAGCTTGAGAAACAAGGAGGTGAAAAATGCATTCAGAAGGAcgttagaaaggaaaaaaaaattctttgggtAA
- the LOC100024951 gene encoding olfactory receptor 998-like, producing MEAKNQTVVTEFVFVGFTEHLQQQVLLFLMFLFFYLITVFGNLGMIVLIWIDSQLHTPMYFFLRHLSFVDICSSSTIAPKMLADFFVEKKTISFLGCSAQMWFFGLFVTTECFLLAAMAYDRYIAICNPLLYTVVMSQSVCIHLVVGPYIMGLLNAMTNTVLTFQLPFCGQNVINHFFCDISPLLSLACTDTHLNKLVLLIMAGGVGVFSGLTILISYIYILLAILRIRSAEGRSKAFSTCSSHLTAVSIMYGTLFFIYVRPSASFSLDLNKVVSVFYTAVIPMLNPLIYSLRNKEVKNAFRRTLERKKNSLGK from the coding sequence ATGGAAGCTAAGAATCAAACCGTGGTGACTGAATTTGTTTTCGTCGGATTTACAGAACATCTCCAGCAACAGGTTCTCCTCTTTCTCATGTTCCTGTTTTTCTATCTCATCACTGTCTTTGGGAACTTGGGTATGATCGTCTTGATATGGATAGACTCCCAGCTTCACACCCCCATGTACTTTTTTCTCCGCCACTTGTCCTTTGTAGATATTTGCTCTTCGTCTACTATTGCCCCCAAAATGTTGGCCGACTTCTTTGTAGAGAAGAAAACCATTTCTTTCCTAGGCTGTTCGGCACAGATGTGGTTCtttggactctttgtgaccaccgAGTGTTTCCTTTTAGCTGCAATGGCATATGATCGGTATATAGCAATCTGCAACCCATTACTCTATACCGTTGTCATGTCTCAGAGTGTCTGCATCCATCTGGTAGTTGGGCCTTACATCATGGGCCTTCTAAACGCTATGACTAATACTGTCTTAACTTTCCAATTACCCTTTTGTGGCCAGAATGTCATCAATCATTTCTTCTGTGATATATCACCTTTGCTCTCTCTTGCATGTACTGACACCCACCTCAATAAGTTAGTCCTTCTCATCATGGCTGGAGGTGTGGGAGTCTTCAGTGGTCTGACTATTCTAATTTCCtacatatatatccttttggCCATCCTCAGGATCCGCTCTGCTGAAGGAAGGTCCAAGGCCTTTTCCACCTGCTCCTCACACCTGACTGCTGTCAGCATCATGTATGGGACCCTTTTCTTTATTTATGTAAGGCCCAGTGCCAGCTTCTCCCTGGACCTTAATAAGGTTGTATCTGTGTTCTACACAGCAGTGATTCCCATGTTGAATCCCCTCATCTATAGCTTGAGAAACAAGGAGGTGAAAAATGCCTTCAGAAGAAcgttagaaaggaaaaaaaattctttgggtAAATAA